One genomic region from Esox lucius isolate fEsoLuc1 chromosome 24, fEsoLuc1.pri, whole genome shotgun sequence encodes:
- the nhsl2 gene encoding NHS-like protein 2 isoform X1, with translation MPFCKRTIVPKDVCKNDTKRQSAIFGDLVDVCGFTLCSVLRQLSDLSRQSVSILEELEGELVSICHRSGTLEGKVISLQRHVTALASKTPPKTNTNLDAESKRSAATAAAHFRSPWQQSVNVFGSWSRPDCVQELHQEAQLNLQTLLQDFEEQLYDTKVTGQTFRHPTSSSLSSDDTSTAQSRSPVSPNKRPELIFLPASKGHVSSEGETSSLSIRGTDQSPSLSPCGSDRPLVGWSSTSLGPPVAEKPRWHLGRYTPANLLPLDVTGEGKHLGLDLLQGSYYTGPPSPTLGSGGGGQPRSLEPMTNTPVQHLPLRKTHSDLDPSLSLPQSPKTPPPIQGVMDHSASLFCSNSPSQSWNGPKGSTFSPGTWNDAYNYTLAPGPVGKGPATMPKGLGKVGTVGGQGGVLMCHSQTGSGLSSGSQSNSSSFTSISEPSGHRHVGTIGMMMGRRSETEGASASPPGERRGAEGGTAAGERRERSARSIAAANAFKFRERSLSTPTDSGSLGSTDNGGGGPHGAAGVPGAGNGMHGKDGGALTEMHRRDYPRGEGCDRGESYALLYPSGSSEDGSASADNVSVTDASFPADGRLRLRSRSISLKKSKRKPPPPVRSVSLMKNLGDAEGRMCGYDVRHYRDGRPKSLHIPREHLQDFQPDFLLPSSVSKPDLEEPELGHSMLDGPPSLEVQEPDSTELSFPAHWQLGDWKASDPYRSLSGSSTATGTTVIECMKVQGSSESLLDSPSTSRATSPSLLSVEAESTKALSPFKPPGVMSPSSGYSSQSETLTPITPSNQGVGTLTGPASTMGCKMRPKIPERKSSLPASPRDPAARSRLSFEMPVNAHLDLSSIKPKQKAGRRHSDTSTAAKPGKLSPSSQSALPVVTTNELRNIRLRSVSRTDLEDCPDGASDDIIEEEQGRDLSPTPVTHGGMPGPLVAPKPKPPVAMKPPLPKRPLNLLLKSPSSSPVASDSPPASPVDYPRPMPNPSIYMVIGRKPKLKKALPHTPTSPCGALDQPPTFPLHHPQALYEHPSFSHIQSLYDLPPLPLPQPLLEDPTMEPEFNPVLELGPEDGGSLPSPCSNPEVVDTQDKSKTLPSRMTISCLAELDRKKTKVPPPVPKKPNVLLLPSNSTAVHSNGTTDRMGTTTDSPATLHSPVSAFPTQELPGKEDHQENHLGTGTDEDSSLESSLQSSLQDSSLTDLEGRLVITETGDEVMFESVAGNLDVGGKTELHITEETDYDVGEHTPTTHTTEDLFTKIHRSKRKVLGRKEPGDSFGSRQSLISPVKHSTSGGDLRTMTLGSTPRSSSRNDNFMALLQKKGNKSSTGGARVSAMELLKSTNPLARRVTEFYTSTEGGGDATAWNEGNN, from the exons CCAACACCAACTTGGACGCCGAGTCGAAGCGTAGCGCGGCGACGGCGGCGGCCCACTTCCGGTCTCCATGGCAACAGAGCGTGAATGTGTTCGGCTCGTGGAGCAGGCCGGACTGTGTCCAGGAGCTGCACCAGGAGGCTCAGCTTAACCTGCAGACTCTGCTGCAAG ACTTTGAAGAGCAGCTGTACGACACCAAAGTAACTGGCCAGACATTCCGCCACCCAACGTCATCCTCCCTGAGTTCTGATGACACCTCCACCGCTCAGAGTcgctctcctgtctcccccaaCAAGAGACCGGAGTTAATCTTCCTG CCGGCATCTAAGGGACATGTTAGTTCCGAGGGCGAGACGTCCTCGCTGAGCATCAGAGGCACAGaccagtctccctctctgtccccgtGTGGGTCAGATCGCCCTCTAGTAGGCTGGAGCAGTACCTCCTTGGGCCCCCCTGTGGCTGAGAAACCCCGCTGGCATCTGGGGCGATATACCCCTGCTAATCTGCTGCCCCTCGACGTCACAG GTGAAGGTAAACACCTGGGGTTAGACCTACTGCAGGGCTCCTATTACACCGGCCCCCCCTCTCCGACCCTGGGATCTGGTGGAGGAGGCCAGCCGCGGTCTCTGGAGCCTATGACAAACACCCCTGTCCAGCATCTTCCACTGAGGAAGACCCATAGTGACCTGGACCCCAGCCTTAGCCTTCCGCAGTCCCCAAAGACCCCTCCTCCAATCCAGGGTGTCATGGACCATTCTGCCTCCCTCTTCTGCTCCAACTCCCCTTCCCAGTCCTGGAATGGCCCAAAGGGCTCCACGTTTTCCCCAGGAACGTGGAACGACGCGTATAATTATACCCTAGCCCCTGGTCCAGTAGGGAAGGGCCCAGCGACCATGCCCAAGGGGTTAGGTAAGGTGGGTACAGTCGGGGGGCAGGGCGGGGTGTTGATGTGCCACTCTCAGACCGGTTCAGGACTGTCTTCGGGTTCACAGTCAAACTCCAGCTCGTTCACGTCCATATCAGAACCTTCCGGACATAGGCACGTCGGCACCATCGGGATGATGATGGGGAGGCGGAGTGAGACCGAAGGAGCGTCTGCGAGCCCCCCAGGGGAAcggaggggagcagagggagggacggcggcaggagagaggagggagaggtcGGCGCGCTCCATTGCTGCTGCGAACGCATTCAAGTTCCGCGAGCGCTCTCTCTCCACGCCGACGGATTCTGGATCATTGGGCTCCACGGATAATGGCGGCGGCGGGCCACACGGTGCTGCAGGTGTACCGGGTGCCGGTAACGGGATGCACGGGAAGGACGGTGGGGCTTTGACAGAGATGCACCGACGCGATTACCCCCGCGGTGAAGGGTGTGACCGGGGCGAGAGCTACGCCCTCCTTTACCCAAGTGGGAGCTCCGAGGACGGCAGCGCCAGTGCCGACAACGTCTCCGTGACGGACGCCAGCTTTCCGGCCGACGGTCGCCTGCGGCTACGCTCTCGTTCCATCTCACTGAAGAAGTCCAAGCGTAAACCCCCGCCGCCCGTCCGCAGCGTCTCGCTCATGAAGAATCTAGGGGACGCCGAAGGGCGAATGTGCGGTTACGACGTAAGACACTACCGGGACGGACGCCCCAAATCCCTCCACATCCCCCGGGAACACCTCCAGGACTTCCAACCAGacttcctccttccctcttcgGTCTCCAAGCCTGATCTGGAGGAGCCCGAGCTGGGTCACAGCATGTTGGACGGGCCCCCTAGCCTGGAGGTCCAGGAACCAGATAGCACAGAGCTGTCTTTCCCAGCCCACTGGCAGCTGGGCGATTGGAAAGCTTCTGACCCCTATAGGTCTCTATCTGGGTCCAGTACCGCCACAGGGACTACAGTGATTGAATGTATGAAG GTGCAAGGCAGCTCAGAGTCTCTCCTCGACTCCCCTTCTACGTCCAGAGCAACGTCTCCCTCCCTGCTCTCAGTTGAGGCTGAATCGACCAAAGCGTTGTCCCCCTTCAAACCGCCAGGAGTCATGTCCCCCTCCAGCGGCTACTCCAGCCAATCAGAGACTCTGACACCCATCACCCCCTCCAATCAGGGGGTGGGAACATTGACCGGGCCCGCCTCCACGATGGGTTGCAAGATGCGCCCTAAAATCCCTGAGAGGAAGTCTTCGCTGCCAGCGTCACCACGAGACCCAGCAGCCAGGTCAAGGCTGTCTTTCGAGATGCCAGTTAACGCTCACCTGGACCTGTCCTCTATCAAACCCAAGCAAAAGGCAGGCCGGCGCCATTCTGACACATCAACCGCCGCAAAGCCCGGGAAACTGAGTCCCAGCAGCCAATCCGCTCTTCCCGTTGTGACCACAAATGAGCTCCGGAACATCCGCCTGCGCTCCGTCTCTCGCACTGATTTGGAGGACTGCCCAGATGGAGCCTCCGATGACATCATTGAGGAGGAGCAGGGTCGTGACCTTTCCCCCACGCCCGTCACCCACGGCGGCATGCCAGGCCCCCTGGTTGCTCCCAAACCCAAACCTCCGGTTGCGATGAAGCCCCCATTACCCAAACGCCCACTCAACCTCCTCCTTAAatccccttcctcctcccctgTTGCCTCTGACTCCCCCCCTGCCTCCCCTGTCGATTACCCCCGGCCAATGCCTAACCCAAGCATTTACATGGTGATCGGTAGGAAGCCCAAGCTGAAAAAAGccctcccccacacccccaccagCCCCTGTGGAGCCCTGGACCAACCCCCTACcttccccctccaccacccccagGCTCTGTACGAACACCCCTCATTCAGCCACATCCAGTCCCTGTATGATCTCCCACCCCTACCTCTGCCCCAACCCCTCCTGGAAGACCCCACCATGGAGCCGGAGTTCAACCCAGTCTTGGAGCTCGGGCCTGAGGATGGAGGATCACTGCCCTCTCCCTGCAGCAACCCAGAGGTGGTGGACACTCAGGATAAGAGCAAGACCCTGCCCAGTAGGATGACCATATCCTGTCTGGCCGAACTGGACCGGAAGAAAACCAAG GTTCCTCCGCCGGTTCCCAAGAAACCCAACGTCCTGCTCCTTCCTTCCAATTCTACGGCTGTCCACTCGAACGGCACCACCGACAGAATGGGAACAACGACAGACAGCCCAGCCACTCTCCATTCTCCCGTCAGTGCATTCCCAACCCAGGAGCTTCCCGGGAAAGAAGACCACCAGGAAAACCACCTGGGAACGGGCACAGACGAGGACAGCTCCTTGGAGTCTTCGTTACAGTCCTCGCTTCAGGATTCGTCCCTTACAGACTTGGAGGGAAGGCTCGTCATCACAGAGACGG GGGATGAAGTGATGTTTGAGAGTGTTGCCGGCAATCTTGATGTTGGGGGCAAGACAGAACTCCACATCACAGAGGAAACGGATTACGATGTTGGGGAACACACACCTACCACGCACACGACAGAGGATCTGTTCACCAAAATACACAG GTCGAAGAGGAAAGTCCTGGGCCGCAAGGAACCTGGGGACTCGTTTGGCAGCCGCCAGAGCCTCATCTCCCCGGTGAAGCATAGCACCAGTGGTGGTGATCTCCGAACCATGACCCTGGGCTCAACCCCGCGCTCCAGCTCGCGGAACGACAACTTCATGGCCCTGCTTCAGAAGAAGGGCAACAAGTCCAGCACGGGTGGGGCCCGTGTTTCGGCCATGGAACTCCTGAAGAGCACAAACCCCCTTGCACGACGCGTCACAGAATTCTATACGTCCACAGAGGGTGGCGGGGACGCGACCGCGTGGAATGAAGGAAACAACTAG
- the nhsl2 gene encoding NHS-like protein 2 isoform X5: protein MEKLEVFRTRSANTNLDAESKRSAATAAAHFRSPWQQSVNVFGSWSRPDCVQELHQEAQLNLQTLLQDFEEQLYDTKVTGQTFRHPTSSSLSSDDTSTAQSRSPVSPNKRPELIFLPASKGHVSSEGETSSLSIRGTDQSPSLSPCGSDRPLVGWSSTSLGPPVAEKPRWHLGRYTPANLLPLDVTGEGKHLGLDLLQGSYYTGPPSPTLGSGGGGQPRSLEPMTNTPVQHLPLRKTHSDLDPSLSLPQSPKTPPPIQGVMDHSASLFCSNSPSQSWNGPKGSTFSPGTWNDAYNYTLAPGPVGKGPATMPKGLGKVGTVGGQGGVLMCHSQTGSGLSSGSQSNSSSFTSISEPSGHRHVGTIGMMMGRRSETEGASASPPGERRGAEGGTAAGERRERSARSIAAANAFKFRERSLSTPTDSGSLGSTDNGGGGPHGAAGVPGAGNGMHGKDGGALTEMHRRDYPRGEGCDRGESYALLYPSGSSEDGSASADNVSVTDASFPADGRLRLRSRSISLKKSKRKPPPPVRSVSLMKNLGDAEGRMCGYDVRHYRDGRPKSLHIPREHLQDFQPDFLLPSSVSKPDLEEPELGHSMLDGPPSLEVQEPDSTELSFPAHWQLGDWKASDPYRSLSGSSTATGTTVIECMKVQGSSESLLDSPSTSRATSPSLLSVEAESTKALSPFKPPGVMSPSSGYSSQSETLTPITPSNQGVGTLTGPASTMGCKMRPKIPERKSSLPASPRDPAARSRLSFEMPVNAHLDLSSIKPKQKAGRRHSDTSTAAKPGKLSPSSQSALPVVTTNELRNIRLRSVSRTDLEDCPDGASDDIIEEEQGRDLSPTPVTHGGMPGPLVAPKPKPPVAMKPPLPKRPLNLLLKSPSSSPVASDSPPASPVDYPRPMPNPSIYMVIGRKPKLKKALPHTPTSPCGALDQPPTFPLHHPQALYEHPSFSHIQSLYDLPPLPLPQPLLEDPTMEPEFNPVLELGPEDGGSLPSPCSNPEVVDTQDKSKTLPSRMTISCLAELDRKKTKVPPPVPKKPNVLLLPSNSTAVHSNGTTDRMGTTTDSPATLHSPVSAFPTQELPGKEDHQENHLGTGTDEDSSLESSLQSSLQDSSLTDLEGRLVITETGDEVMFESVAGNLDVGGKTELHITEETDYDVGEHTPTTHTTEDLFTKIHRSKRKVLGRKEPGDSFGSRQSLISPVKHSTSGGDLRTMTLGSTPRSSSRNDNFMALLQKKGNKSSTGGARVSAMELLKSTNPLARRVTEFYTSTEGGGDATAWNEGNN from the exons CCAACACCAACTTGGACGCCGAGTCGAAGCGTAGCGCGGCGACGGCGGCGGCCCACTTCCGGTCTCCATGGCAACAGAGCGTGAATGTGTTCGGCTCGTGGAGCAGGCCGGACTGTGTCCAGGAGCTGCACCAGGAGGCTCAGCTTAACCTGCAGACTCTGCTGCAAG ACTTTGAAGAGCAGCTGTACGACACCAAAGTAACTGGCCAGACATTCCGCCACCCAACGTCATCCTCCCTGAGTTCTGATGACACCTCCACCGCTCAGAGTcgctctcctgtctcccccaaCAAGAGACCGGAGTTAATCTTCCTG CCGGCATCTAAGGGACATGTTAGTTCCGAGGGCGAGACGTCCTCGCTGAGCATCAGAGGCACAGaccagtctccctctctgtccccgtGTGGGTCAGATCGCCCTCTAGTAGGCTGGAGCAGTACCTCCTTGGGCCCCCCTGTGGCTGAGAAACCCCGCTGGCATCTGGGGCGATATACCCCTGCTAATCTGCTGCCCCTCGACGTCACAG GTGAAGGTAAACACCTGGGGTTAGACCTACTGCAGGGCTCCTATTACACCGGCCCCCCCTCTCCGACCCTGGGATCTGGTGGAGGAGGCCAGCCGCGGTCTCTGGAGCCTATGACAAACACCCCTGTCCAGCATCTTCCACTGAGGAAGACCCATAGTGACCTGGACCCCAGCCTTAGCCTTCCGCAGTCCCCAAAGACCCCTCCTCCAATCCAGGGTGTCATGGACCATTCTGCCTCCCTCTTCTGCTCCAACTCCCCTTCCCAGTCCTGGAATGGCCCAAAGGGCTCCACGTTTTCCCCAGGAACGTGGAACGACGCGTATAATTATACCCTAGCCCCTGGTCCAGTAGGGAAGGGCCCAGCGACCATGCCCAAGGGGTTAGGTAAGGTGGGTACAGTCGGGGGGCAGGGCGGGGTGTTGATGTGCCACTCTCAGACCGGTTCAGGACTGTCTTCGGGTTCACAGTCAAACTCCAGCTCGTTCACGTCCATATCAGAACCTTCCGGACATAGGCACGTCGGCACCATCGGGATGATGATGGGGAGGCGGAGTGAGACCGAAGGAGCGTCTGCGAGCCCCCCAGGGGAAcggaggggagcagagggagggacggcggcaggagagaggagggagaggtcGGCGCGCTCCATTGCTGCTGCGAACGCATTCAAGTTCCGCGAGCGCTCTCTCTCCACGCCGACGGATTCTGGATCATTGGGCTCCACGGATAATGGCGGCGGCGGGCCACACGGTGCTGCAGGTGTACCGGGTGCCGGTAACGGGATGCACGGGAAGGACGGTGGGGCTTTGACAGAGATGCACCGACGCGATTACCCCCGCGGTGAAGGGTGTGACCGGGGCGAGAGCTACGCCCTCCTTTACCCAAGTGGGAGCTCCGAGGACGGCAGCGCCAGTGCCGACAACGTCTCCGTGACGGACGCCAGCTTTCCGGCCGACGGTCGCCTGCGGCTACGCTCTCGTTCCATCTCACTGAAGAAGTCCAAGCGTAAACCCCCGCCGCCCGTCCGCAGCGTCTCGCTCATGAAGAATCTAGGGGACGCCGAAGGGCGAATGTGCGGTTACGACGTAAGACACTACCGGGACGGACGCCCCAAATCCCTCCACATCCCCCGGGAACACCTCCAGGACTTCCAACCAGacttcctccttccctcttcgGTCTCCAAGCCTGATCTGGAGGAGCCCGAGCTGGGTCACAGCATGTTGGACGGGCCCCCTAGCCTGGAGGTCCAGGAACCAGATAGCACAGAGCTGTCTTTCCCAGCCCACTGGCAGCTGGGCGATTGGAAAGCTTCTGACCCCTATAGGTCTCTATCTGGGTCCAGTACCGCCACAGGGACTACAGTGATTGAATGTATGAAG GTGCAAGGCAGCTCAGAGTCTCTCCTCGACTCCCCTTCTACGTCCAGAGCAACGTCTCCCTCCCTGCTCTCAGTTGAGGCTGAATCGACCAAAGCGTTGTCCCCCTTCAAACCGCCAGGAGTCATGTCCCCCTCCAGCGGCTACTCCAGCCAATCAGAGACTCTGACACCCATCACCCCCTCCAATCAGGGGGTGGGAACATTGACCGGGCCCGCCTCCACGATGGGTTGCAAGATGCGCCCTAAAATCCCTGAGAGGAAGTCTTCGCTGCCAGCGTCACCACGAGACCCAGCAGCCAGGTCAAGGCTGTCTTTCGAGATGCCAGTTAACGCTCACCTGGACCTGTCCTCTATCAAACCCAAGCAAAAGGCAGGCCGGCGCCATTCTGACACATCAACCGCCGCAAAGCCCGGGAAACTGAGTCCCAGCAGCCAATCCGCTCTTCCCGTTGTGACCACAAATGAGCTCCGGAACATCCGCCTGCGCTCCGTCTCTCGCACTGATTTGGAGGACTGCCCAGATGGAGCCTCCGATGACATCATTGAGGAGGAGCAGGGTCGTGACCTTTCCCCCACGCCCGTCACCCACGGCGGCATGCCAGGCCCCCTGGTTGCTCCCAAACCCAAACCTCCGGTTGCGATGAAGCCCCCATTACCCAAACGCCCACTCAACCTCCTCCTTAAatccccttcctcctcccctgTTGCCTCTGACTCCCCCCCTGCCTCCCCTGTCGATTACCCCCGGCCAATGCCTAACCCAAGCATTTACATGGTGATCGGTAGGAAGCCCAAGCTGAAAAAAGccctcccccacacccccaccagCCCCTGTGGAGCCCTGGACCAACCCCCTACcttccccctccaccacccccagGCTCTGTACGAACACCCCTCATTCAGCCACATCCAGTCCCTGTATGATCTCCCACCCCTACCTCTGCCCCAACCCCTCCTGGAAGACCCCACCATGGAGCCGGAGTTCAACCCAGTCTTGGAGCTCGGGCCTGAGGATGGAGGATCACTGCCCTCTCCCTGCAGCAACCCAGAGGTGGTGGACACTCAGGATAAGAGCAAGACCCTGCCCAGTAGGATGACCATATCCTGTCTGGCCGAACTGGACCGGAAGAAAACCAAG GTTCCTCCGCCGGTTCCCAAGAAACCCAACGTCCTGCTCCTTCCTTCCAATTCTACGGCTGTCCACTCGAACGGCACCACCGACAGAATGGGAACAACGACAGACAGCCCAGCCACTCTCCATTCTCCCGTCAGTGCATTCCCAACCCAGGAGCTTCCCGGGAAAGAAGACCACCAGGAAAACCACCTGGGAACGGGCACAGACGAGGACAGCTCCTTGGAGTCTTCGTTACAGTCCTCGCTTCAGGATTCGTCCCTTACAGACTTGGAGGGAAGGCTCGTCATCACAGAGACGG GGGATGAAGTGATGTTTGAGAGTGTTGCCGGCAATCTTGATGTTGGGGGCAAGACAGAACTCCACATCACAGAGGAAACGGATTACGATGTTGGGGAACACACACCTACCACGCACACGACAGAGGATCTGTTCACCAAAATACACAG GTCGAAGAGGAAAGTCCTGGGCCGCAAGGAACCTGGGGACTCGTTTGGCAGCCGCCAGAGCCTCATCTCCCCGGTGAAGCATAGCACCAGTGGTGGTGATCTCCGAACCATGACCCTGGGCTCAACCCCGCGCTCCAGCTCGCGGAACGACAACTTCATGGCCCTGCTTCAGAAGAAGGGCAACAAGTCCAGCACGGGTGGGGCCCGTGTTTCGGCCATGGAACTCCTGAAGAGCACAAACCCCCTTGCACGACGCGTCACAGAATTCTATACGTCCACAGAGGGTGGCGGGGACGCGACCGCGTGGAATGAAGGAAACAACTAG